The Trichomycterus rosablanca isolate fTriRos1 chromosome 13, fTriRos1.hap1, whole genome shotgun sequence sequence acgcaaAACGAAATTTTGTAAAACAAGTCACGCTTCTTATATTCAATGCTGCAAAAATGTTGCaatgtgtttttataataataataataatataaaaataaaaagtgttagaaatgtgttttttgtaCCACAAGAAAAATGATTGTGAAGTGTACCTACTGTAACCAAAACAGATTCCCTCGCATGTATGAGCATTCTCATTgtgaatctgtttttttttaatcaaacattttctACATCAAACAATTGTTTTCCATTGAATGCACACGCACCACCTTCATTTAATTAAATCGCGATAATCGAATATCTGTTACGACATGAATTTACAATTAATGTTTAGAAACTAGAAAACCCACATTTAAGGTAATTCTAAAAGCAAGTGAATGTAGCATTGATTCTTCCTGAGTCGACGTTTGACAGCGTCAGTATTTTTTTGTTACTTTGGGTTGGACTCACAGAAAGCGCCACATTTAAAGACTGAAAATTACTTTCTGAAGAAACTAAGTAAAATGGATATCGTAAACCATAAAGGTACATTTACGTCCGTTTTTACACTGGTTACTTATGCTAGTTAGAGTATTGATCATTCAGAACCCGGAGTTTTCTCAATTTTAGATACGAGCTAGTCAGCCATTTAGTGTAATTTCTTAGTCGGACAGTTAGTATTTTCAAGAGTTCATACGAATTACATTATAGTGTACAGCATTACAATGTAGACTATACTTGAAGTGAAGCTATATTTTTGAACAATTTACACAAGCTAGcgagttttatttctttctcaACCGTTTTCGGCAAACCCCGCCTCCTGCTAGCTGGGCAGGTAGTAAATTCTCCAATCAGCGGACTGCTTGTGTTGAGTAGGTCAGGCAAACAGCCAATTGTAGCGAAGAAACAGGATTTGTCGGAATACAGGTGGGAAAATGTAATGCACGATAgatgtgtatttacatttacattttcggcattgtCAATGCAttgtttttccaaaaaaaaaaacccgacATAATTACAAGAGCACATTAATGTAAGCTTTGAGCTTTACGAAGCTGGAATTTATGGCAGGGCCACCATTCAAACACCTTTCGTGTCAAACACTAATCCAAAAAGTTATCTAGATGTAAGAAAGTCAAAACCTCAACTCAAACAGAAAAAGTCATGTAGTCTGGTgaatcaacttttttttttaacatctgGATAGATGGAATGATTGGAGTAAGTCAAACACATTTTAATCCACTATGTCAAGTGACAACTGTGAAGTATGATAAAGGATCTGTAATGGTATGTGTAGCCATCTGGTGGAAATCATTAGGTCCGCAGGCTAGCACTCGCCTCATCTGACACGTGAAGATCTCTTCCCAAAATCTAACACCGAATGTCACTCTAGGCTTACCAAAGTATTGGGGTAAATCCCCATCCAGACTTACCACCCTCATACACAGCATAAAAAGAAATTGTTATTACCTTAATTACCATTTTAAAGTatgttaaattaatttattgttagggcggcacggtggctaagggggtagcactgtcgcctcacagcaagagtttgcatgttctccccgcatccagatgggtttcctccgggagctccggtttccttccacagtccaaagacatgcaagtgaggtgaattggagatacaaaattgtccatgactgtgttcgatataaccttgtgaactgatgaaccttgtgtaatgagtaactgccattcctgtcatgaatgtaaccaaattgtaaaacatgatgttaaaatcctaataaacaaacaatttatTGTTAACCTTCACATGTAACAGACTGACTTACTGAAAACTGTGTCTTTgtcttaaaatgaaatacattttaggTGTGTTTGATCACTTGTTAATGTTGGAAAGAGCAGAAAATGCAGGACTGCAGAAAAAGCAACAGCAGGAGCGTCTGCAAGAACTTGCTGCTACAGTAGAAATGCTCTGTGCAAGAAGAGATGAAATTCAGGCTGAAACTTCAGCATTAAAGGTATTTAACCAAGTAAAATGTGTATTTCGTTATCTGTTTTATCTCtgtgctatttttatttatgaatatttGAACTCATATTGTACCACTGTACAATATACAACTGTATAACAAAAGAAAGGATTGGAAGTTTATTGGAAAGTGGAATTGGaatggtttattattataacaataacagGTCTAATGCTTTATGTTCACAAATGTTACAGTATAATGAATCTTTTAGTTTTGCTGAGATAAATCAATGAGCACATTTAATCCAAATTTGACTACAGTTTTTAATGCAAGAACACAACAACAATCCTGAACTTCCTggcagaaacaaaaataaaaatgaacaaatagaAACAAGAAAAATGACTTAAAACACTGGTCATgccataaataacacacacaagtgTATAAAGTCAcgtaaaaaaatcaaataaataaatatgactacagtttttaatgacatttttgCACTGTGAATGTTTATATAACATTTCTGGAAAAGCTgagacatttttaaaaatgcagtaaCAGCAATAACTTTATTTAACTGGCAAAACTACAGAGAAAAGAttcccagtgttttcactgacctaCTTCATTGTATTGTCGTGATGCAAAGACTCCAATCTCCCACGCCAGACTATTAAACTAACACAAAACTCTCAAGGAAACACTTCAGATGCTGAGTTCagttaaatgatttaaaaatatcTCTTTAATAACCCATCCCAACACATTTCAGTTTGCATGTAACTGTCCATGAATATAATAAACAGTAGTTATAAAAGTATTACCCATTATTCTATTATTTCACCTCAGACTTTAAAAGATAAGATTGGCCAAGGACTGCCgatagaagaaaataaaattgaGGAATTTGTTGAACACAAGCAATCTCTGCTAACTTCACGGCATATGCAGCTCAAGGACCTTCAAACTGCTTATCACCTGATTGGTAAAAAATAATGTCTacatatgtactgtacattacaaTTACTGTACTTTATCAATTCTCTGCTTGCTTTATGTTGTTTTACTCAAATGTAAATTCTTTCTGTTAGCAGGGTTTGACTTTGTAGAAAGTAAAGAAGGCAAAAGTGTTTGTGTGACATTTCACACTGCGTATGAGGGTGTCTACTTGGAAACATATAACATGGAGCTGGACCTTACACGCACAGTGCAGATCAGTCGTCATAACATTCCTCCATGTATACCACTGGAAAAAATCACCAAGGAGAATCTACAGTCCGATTTTAAAGCCTTTCTTCAGAACCTAAGCCTTTACCTAAATGCTTTAACTGCACGCAAACAGCAGATTTCTCTCATTAAGGTAACAGGAATTCAATTATCTCCTAAAGATTCTATAAGTTTAAGAAGTTAACTATATTTTGCATATatgcacactatatggccaatcaTATATGGACAACACTGGTAATTGGTTTGTTTGGCTTTTTTGGTCACATTTGTTGCTAACATGCATAAAATCAAGACTAGCAACAAGGTGAATATTGTATGATAGGGATACCAATGGTAAGTGCTATTATTGTGTAAATTAGGCATGTATAGAATAACAATGATCTTTTTCTATGAGTTTCAAATTACCTCTAATAGTTATGACATCAGATTGTTGGGAGCTTCATTAACAGCATGACCATGGCTGAGCCGTCGCATCCAAGACTAAGATCACCAAGCATGACGCCAAGCATCACCAAACAACTTGACTGGCTTTTACAGAACTGACCTTAACCACATCAAATGGCCTCATAAGCTAATGCCTGACCACTTCAATGTTCTTTagctaaataaaacaatatctcagtgttttaaaatgtggtGGAACGctgcattctattctattctgttctgttctatttcaTTACATTCTGTAAAAGTAGGGGGTTTTACAAAAGCAAATGTGTAACCAACATCGTATTgatgctcatggttttgtaaTTAAATGTTCAACAATCACGCATTGATGTGCATAAGTCATCATTTTGGCAATGTAGTATATGTTTAACAAGTGTTAATGTATCACCGTAATACTTTATTTGTCTGTTTGAATGTATTGGGCTACAGGAACTTGTTGGGACAGTAGAGGTGCTTGAGAGAAATCAGCTGTGCAGTTTTCTTGCGCTCGTGTGTAAAGCACCATTGGAGAGTGATGAAGCTGTGTTGTGTACACTGGAATATGCTGACCTCACTCGATCTCTTCCAACCCACGTTACTAtcaatagtgaaagtaagactaagtaaaataatgttttacccAAGCAACACAACTGCAAAGTTTGCATGAAATAAATAacatgtctggggtgtttcaTTCATCAATTAACCAGATGAAGAACTGCtcctttttacattttatgctaattatcttaatttaaaaatattttattaattaaacaaatagAAAGGGTATTGGCTTTCCTAAATTTCCCCAGTTATGATTGAGTGAGTATGTGAATATGTGTCCTGTGATTAATTGGGCAGTGGTGACAAGGTCAAGTTCAAAGGGTGCATTAAGGCCTACTGTGTGCTTAAACAACTTAATTGTAGCAAATAAGTaggatattttatttaatttgtaataGCATATCCTATATTTAGTTTAGAAAATgcttctttaaaaaaagaactttCGAACAGAATTTTATTGGCATGGCACTATCAACAATAAAAGTTTTCTTAAAGCATCTTAGTATTAGTGCATTAAACTCTAATGACCAACTGAATGGTCCATTTACAAGAATTTGCAACTTTATTAGCAACTTTACTCAGTTTTATTATTGAAACTGAGTGGCAGCATTAAGTTTATCACATACCTGGGCAAGCAAAAGTAAAACTGAGGAAGCACATTAAAGTGAATTTATTtgaccattttttttattaaattattcttGAATTCTCTTTTTCTGTTTACAGACAAAGCACTTCTAGAATCTCCACAGTGGAAGAAAAACCAAGCGTTATTCATGGAGTCTCCAGTTCACAGTGCTCTTTTGACCATGAGGAAAATGGGAAGCATTTCATGAACAAAGCAGTAAAACAGTTTTCAGGACTTTGCATTCCTATCAGTTCTTAAATGCAGACAGTGGTGCCAGCAATGCTGGACAGAACCTTTATCTCTATGTAAAGCATTGGTACCCGTAGCGAAAGCGTTTATATTGACTTAGCTGTTATCACCAGGTTATTTGGTTGGCTCAGTTTTCTTGGTTAGCTACACCAACTTATTTAACAGAACCACCACTATTAGgaaatattttttctttttttagtaaGTTAATAAGCTAAAGCTTGGTTCTATGTTAAATAAACCAAACCTTTTATTTGTAACATAACATCTAAAGCCCTGTGATAAAGTTATTGTTGAGTGATAACAACAGTAGAATGTCTGTCTAGCACAATAAGAAAGGGAACAATAACATTACATTTGGTAGTATTTAATTATACATGCCTTGTCCGTAGTTAACTTCAGTGCCCGGACATACAAATGCACTTTTCAGtgcatgggcacaaatccccaaaAACATACTTCAAAGTTTTGTGAGAAACCTTGTCAGAAGAGTTgcagaaaagatcacataatggtcactctattttaataccagctaatggtcaggtgtccaaatacttttgtccatatagtgtattatagtgccctgtgtttctgaaaaaaaaaaacaacgacATGGACCCACCTTGATCCTGACCAACGTGAATATTTGAAttagtgggagaaaaaaaaaagggtgaGGCTCCCACTCACAGTATTGCTGTTTACGTCATCAACACGCTTTAAAAAGCGCCTCCGAACCCGCCTATGTACGTAAACCTAGCTCTTACCTTGCGTTTCCGTAGTATTGAGTTTTTGTTTACCTCCTAGCTGTCTCGCGGTTTGCAtttgtacatatttatatatattctgATATTTTTAGTTGACATTGTACTACTACAAAACCACGGCCTTGTATTTACACGGGTAACGATAGCGTCTATTTACCATAAAGTTAGCTTTAGCGTGTTAGCATAGCACCTAGCTGCACACtatgctggggggggggggtctagtGTGTCTATACGATATTACAGATAATgtaactatttatttttttaaatagtcaAATAAAATTATAGTGCTCTTCCAGATGGTTACTGTATGTAAAAATCAGGCTCAGTGAACTGTTAACTTGGCTTATATAAGTGCGACTTTGGAACAGTAGAACATTCACAATTCAGTTCAAATGGCTGGAAGCCGGGTAGCATTGGAGTTCTAAGAGAGGAGGTTGTAGCCTTACAAAAGGTGTATAGTACAGACATGGACACTTTAGAACAGACAGCTGCAAACAGACCAGCAGGAAGCAGTTTATATATGCAATTAAATTGTATCTAAGGTCCTGAGAAAAATCTGCATTTTCTGTTGAAAGGTTTCTCGATAGAGCTGTTTCAAGCgttcctttttctttctcttctgCTCCTCCTGGTTTGCCAGCTCTTTTTCTGAAATGCTGTCGATTAGAGCAATGTCTTTGAGTTGCATGATGGATAACTCACTTGCTTTAGATGAACTGATTCTATAGGTTGCAGAGCTTTTTGGCAAAGCAGATTTTGTGAACCTTGTGTCCGTAACCTTactattattgcttttatttaaaagggaTTCAGCTGAAAACATCCTACTGCCAGCTGGTGCTGATCCTAAATGGTGcatattttgcatatttgtctctAATATTTCTCTCATTGTGTTGTTTACAGTTGCATAAGGCTCACAGACTCTCAAATGCAGTAACTTTTTGTGTTCTTTCAGTAGAAATTCTTTGTCTTGATGGAGCAATTTAAGACTTAGTCTGTATTTTCTGTGAATTTGTTCCATTTTCCATTGAAGATGAGTGTCTTCTTTATGATTCTTTAGCCTCACATCCATGTACAGCAAAGGCTTTGGTTTTTTCAAGTTGGTCTTTGCAGTCATGTTGATATGTTGAACTAACTACAgtacagaaaagaaaaactttTTATCAGTGCATAATGTAATTGATGAAACTTGTATTATTCAGTAtgatcactttgtagttcctaCACAATTAAATCATGTGCATTTTAGCTGTTTtcttaataaaagaaatacatgTTTGTTGTTGTTCTCATAATTGTTCATTTTCGGCCCCAGAGTATGATTCTCCCACATCTATGCTTCTCTATGTGGACGCAATTTCTGGAATCATAAGTGCAACTCTTCCTTCTCCAAACATGATGAGCTGAATTATTGTCAGCAATATAGTGTGACACCAATGAAATCAAAATGAAGAAATTGAATTATCTTACTGATATATGAGGGATCATTTAGAAAAAGCAGTTAGtactaatgaataaatattaaatattggcTGTTGAAAAATGCGTGACTGACAAAAGCTATTTCTCCCTCAAATGTGCAAtacttttataaaataattaataagaaaAATCAACTtgctatttaaatgtttaaaactgcatgtccatgactgtgtgactgtgtgtgtacttttattaaaatggcCTGGTACAactatgtatattttatatgtagTATTTGCCCACTTCACGATTTCTTTTATATTTGCGTATTTGTcacaagtatttagacacccgaccatgaacttgtttgttaagctttaattgtatttaataaaaacttTGACAACTTTGATTCAAAGCATTCAAAGCCCCTAAATACATGAGACAGACTACTAGCCTGTCAAGAAAATTACTCATATATAAACTGCACTATTAGTTATGCATAATATCTTTTTTTATGAATCAATATAAATAACATACCTTTACTTGcatgcatttaaaataaaactgggatttaattatgttttgtagaagATATGGTGCACAGAGACAAACTGAAGGTAACGGCTGCTATGATACCGGTTTAGCAAACAGTGTTATTTGGTCTAACCAGTTTTTCGGTATGTTCATTTTATTTGCCTGTGGCATGAATGGAACTTAAACTGAGTACTATCTTGGCCATAGAAGGCAAGTCTTGAAAATGAAATTTACATATGTATTTATGCCTTCACTGCACACTTCAagaggtacacctatctggtacatacattcattgattatatCATAATCTACACCTACCAAACAGTATTTTTGtaggtatacagttactgactttTAAAAAGGGCCCCAACAGATCACACTgacaaatatattatttaaacctaaaaaacattttctttttaaccTATTAATTAAAAGCTTCAAAATTActtctttaaatatttatttttatacgtTTTTAGTTAAAGAGTTGACAGGGTATTGCAGTATTAAGAACCTAACTTAATTTTGTGGTGCAATGGCAAAGGCATGCTGTGGCTTCTACAAATGTGTGCATAtccaatattaataaataacttcattttacaattaaaatgttataacAATTATattgtgtgtaaaacatcaaATTCTATTtcctaattttttttaaaaatagttaAACAAAATTactttgtttctcatttgtctGAGAATCTTATTGAAGTTATTGAATAGTGAATAGTGCACTTACATGGGGAGCAGTGAAGTATTTGGGATAGAGCCATAAAAAGCAGACGCCTTAGTCCGTTCCTGTACAGTTCCAACTGATCTAACTGATCCAGAACTTACCATATTAGCTTTTACATCATACCAGTAAGTTAACATCTAATAATAACTTAAATGATATATGAGATATACTATTATAACCTGTAGCTTGGAAGTATGCGTACATTGTGCGTTACATGTGGGTAATGTAAAATAAGAGAAATTAACATTTGTGCTTAAAATCTATAAAGCATTTCACTTTAATTGTGTGTACAATGTTTTGCATGTACAAAAAAGTGCTGTTAACAATTAATACTTAATAAAATCGCTATGTAAGTACTGCTTTGCTGTGGACTTTGATCTGCGCATATTTTGCGCAGTGTTCTCGAGCAGGGGGCAGCGTTTGGCTGGTATTGTGTAATCCTAAGCAAACATGTTTCTGGTGGCAAGGTTGACTCTTCATATAAATAGACCACTGGCAATGTTGGCATccaatgtaatataaaaatgtatataattcTATATAATTTCTAAGGATGCGCTCCAATGCTaagattttacatttattctTGACACCACCCATAAAGAATGCATGAAGCTTTGAAGAAGTTCTGAATaaccatgtttacatttatagcatttagcagacacttttattcaaagcgacttagagtactgtgacagtatattgtctgagcaatttagggacttgctcaagggcccaacagtggcaacctggcagtggtggggcttgaaccggcaaccttctgattactgaaccagtaccttaaccactaggctacagctgccctgttTTTGTTGCTATCCTGCTTGCTATCCTGACTTGATCGTGCAGGTTCCTTCACTTCATTATTGTCTTTAGATAGATGCAGATAGTGTaatccagtggttctcaaattgtggtacgcgtaccactggtggtacgtgaagcagcacgaggtggtacgccagataatctcggaaaagtaattacatggaccgaaaaaataaatcatttaataattataaataaaaaataatatgaaacaaaatgtgtaaattactaataaaatctgtttcaaagttcttataattctgttttaataaaatcaaattttaaataaaagaagttgtatttaaactaatgtgtttttaaaaatattcggggctacgcaccGTACTTCATTAAGTCTATATTTCACGTTCGCAGTTAccatctcgaaatttccgaaacgttattagtaaagttatcagtaaagttatcagtagctctctcgcttttgtcagagcagatctgtgtttgaatctcactgatctcgttcctgacatcaccaggctgctccgctaaacacgcgcactcactcaaatccgaaaacactttcagtatcgcagAGAATgagcgagcgacacacacacacacacacacacatgcacacacacacacacacacacacatgcacgcacacacacacacacatgcacgcacacacacacacacacacacacacacagagagagagagagagagagagagagagagagagagagagagctagtagaataatgacaaataattcagaaataaactataaacttgtttaattaggttaaatctgattattttattgtgcttatgttttaaagcagaatcaAACTCAGTCACATCTttgtacaagagaggatttttctaaaaacttaatgaaatgcaaccacagtctgtctcttccctgtagttttttgccttttgaaattaatctttcttatttaagtgatgtttggattaggcctacatttaatgcaaatttgatgttaatatcGGGGATGTCTTATAGTTTAGCAGCGCGAagattcactttttgaatggctctttaaaaggaaccaagCCAAAATATCCGGCTCctgtcaagaagccataattcccatcactgcctatatatatatatatatatatacagtatatacacacacacctaattaatgtgtgctatatgtggttctgtgatgagagacATAgatggtacttggaagttttggtttgacaatgggtggtactcggtctaaaaagtttgagaaccactggtgtaatctatattataaaaaaaactgaaattattattttgtttaaattattgcAGAAACATTTAAATTGTTGATGTGTTTTAAAGACAAAAACCTTTATTCTTAAATTCTGATTATATGTGGTACAACCATCAAAAAGGACTTTTACCCAGGAATGCTTTCTGTTTACCATGTCAGGTGATGTGAACCTAAATGTGTTAAAAACCTGGCTATGTAGGCCAGTCTATCAtgccatgctgttgtagtgcACTGCAAAATTAGGCCTTCACACATTTGCCATTAAACTATGCTGTTGGCACAGATGCACCACCAGGCCAGACCTTTTGCTAAAAATGGATAGCCCAGTTTTGTCATTGGCACAGAGATTTCTGCATCTTTTTCCATACAAACTCAAAGCCAATGCTCTAGCGAACAAAAGCCTGATGAGAGCAGTATTTTAAGGGCTTTACCGGGTGCAGTGCATTACCACTGATGAGACGCAGAGACTCGTCTGATAATAGAGAAATCTACAGTCATCTGTGCCACCTTGCCCCCTGCTGTTGCCAGGGCAGATGGGCATGATTTTGTTATCCTTCCTCCTTGCTGATCTCCTCTGCAGGTGGACCCATTAAATCTAGATGTTTCTAACCATTTAGCTTGTTAGGTGTTTtctgtatatttgttttatccCAGTTTTACAGTGGGATCATTTATTTAGCGGTGaaacaaaatcaataaaaaaatctatttaattTTCTCTCAGTTTTTAATACAATTAGCCGATAGACAATTctaacattttaccatctagcATTGATTTGAAATACTTACTTTTAGGTTTGGGTTTTACTGAAATACTGTCTTTTTATACAGTACTTCCTTCTACTATATATAGTACAATTATGTAGTACTTTCTGAGTTTATATGTTATTCCTACAGTTAAATTGTATTTTCttaggttttgtttgtttgtttgtttattaggattttaacgtcatgttttacacttttggttacattcatgacaggaaacggtagtttatcttcacaaacacagtcttggatgatttagtgtctccaattcacctcacttgcatgtttttggactgtgggaggaaaccggagcatccagagtaaacccacgcagacacggggagtgctacccacttagccaccgtgccgcccgatttTCTTAGGTCACAATGCTTGCGGTATGTGTTGAAGAGCCAGGTGGTCCAGAAAAACTGTGTGTAAAAAGAGTGCCCAGACCCGAACCTAAAGATGGAGAAGTCCTCATTAGAGTCCATGCGACAGCTTTAAACAGGGCCGATTTGTTACAGGTATACACATAATTATATAATCATTTAATTAAAGCGAAAACGATGACCTTATAAAATAAAGTGGTTTTCTTCTGTCTGTAACAGAGGAGAGGTCTTTACCCAGTTCCTCCAGGTGAGAGTGAGATCCTAGGACTGGAGGCTGCTGGAGTGATCACTGGCCTTGGCCCTGAACTCAGGAGGAACTTTAAGCTGGGAGATAAAGTTATGGCTTTGCTTTCCGGAGGAGGGTATGCTCAGTATGTGGTTGTGCCTGAAGAACTTCTCATGCCAGTGCCATCACACCTCACTCTCTATGAAGCTGCTGCAATCCCAGAGGCTTGGCTGACTGCCCATCAACTTTTGCACTTAATAGGtgcttgtaaaaataaataaattattaggcTTCCAGTATTTGAACAGTTATTTGATGTCTGTTTCCTCCCTGAATACGATTAATATATTAATGCAGTCTTTAAGTGCAAAAACAGATATAAAAAACTAGATTACTAATTGGCTAATCCCAGTTAGAT is a genomic window containing:
- the cenpo gene encoding centromere protein O isoform X1, which codes for MDIVNHKGVFDHLLMLERAENAGLQKKQQQERLQELAATVEMLCARRDEIQAETSALKTLKDKIGQGLPIEENKIEEFVEHKQSLLTSRHMQLKDLQTAYHLIAGFDFVESKEGKSVCVTFHTAYEGVYLETYNMELDLTRTVQISRHNIPPCIPLEKITKENLQSDFKAFLQNLSLYLNALTARKQQISLIKELVGTVEVLERNQLCSFLALVCKAPLESDEAVLCTLEYADLTRSLPTHVTINSENKALLESPQWKKNQALFMESPVHSALLTMRKMGSIS
- the cenpo gene encoding centromere protein O isoform X2; this encodes MDIVNHKGVFDHLLMLERAENAGLQKKQQQERLQELAATVEMLCARRDEIQAETSALKTLKDKIGQGLPIEENKIEEFVEHKQSLLTSRHMQLKDLQTAYHLIGFDFVESKEGKSVCVTFHTAYEGVYLETYNMELDLTRTVQISRHNIPPCIPLEKITKENLQSDFKAFLQNLSLYLNALTARKQQISLIKELVGTVEVLERNQLCSFLALVCKAPLESDEAVLCTLEYADLTRSLPTHVTINSENKALLESPQWKKNQALFMESPVHSALLTMRKMGSIS